One window of the Acidobacteriota bacterium genome contains the following:
- a CDS encoding CHAD domain-containing protein gives MAVGTASSDPVFFDFDAGIGEDDLVAALASRLEPQWGLQRERERRHHLTYFDTFDWRLWNQGATLRWRRDPPELIWREVSGLLRHRLSLADRREGVAGEPSAGSADEPAELAAEAGVGGDDAGEQTPIHLEPAKPFLPSDLPPGPLRDDLEQAAWVRCLLPRVTVRRRRRLLRVLNDNQKTVVRLVLERRRAADPERPRRSAEVAPVLRVVAVKGYDQHFQGVLGALREEPLLTPARGDELTSALTALGRWPGDYSSKIQLDLDPEERADQALKGVLLSLLRAVEANEEGTRKALDPEFLHDFRVAVRRSRAALGQVKGVFPEPVVEHFKTELKWLGGATGPKRDLDVYSMQLPDYREQLPAASGEALAPLRTYLDRHSAEEQERLEAVLTGDRYRNLLEEWRRFLEQPVPESTDLPNAQRPLLEVASERIWKMWRRVFKRGRAIDEETPAEALHNLRIDCKKLRYLLEFFRGLYAEDEVAKLVKSLKKLQDNLGDFNDLEVQQETLQSFAAGMEKEGLATVETILAMGRLVERMAQGQERERQRFEKRFRRFSAKSNRRRFRHLFKSESGEEAS, from the coding sequence ATGGCGGTAGGGACGGCGAGCTCGGATCCGGTCTTCTTCGACTTCGATGCCGGCATCGGGGAGGACGACCTGGTGGCAGCTCTGGCCAGCCGGCTGGAGCCGCAATGGGGACTCCAGCGGGAGCGGGAGCGGCGCCACCACCTGACCTACTTCGACACCTTCGACTGGCGCCTGTGGAATCAGGGGGCGACTCTGCGCTGGCGCCGGGATCCGCCGGAGTTGATTTGGCGCGAAGTCTCCGGCCTCCTTCGGCACCGCCTGTCGTTGGCGGATCGCCGAGAGGGCGTCGCCGGGGAGCCGTCGGCTGGCTCGGCCGACGAGCCGGCGGAGCTGGCGGCAGAGGCTGGAGTCGGAGGCGACGACGCCGGCGAGCAGACCCCCATTCACCTCGAGCCGGCAAAGCCGTTTCTGCCCTCGGATCTGCCCCCGGGACCGTTGCGGGATGATCTGGAGCAGGCGGCCTGGGTGCGCTGCCTGCTGCCACGAGTGACGGTGCGCCGCCGCCGCCGCTTGCTGCGGGTGCTCAACGACAACCAGAAAACGGTGGTGCGGCTGGTGCTGGAACGCCGGCGGGCGGCGGATCCGGAGCGGCCGCGGCGCTCCGCCGAAGTGGCGCCAGTGTTGCGGGTGGTGGCGGTGAAGGGCTACGACCAACACTTCCAGGGCGTTCTGGGCGCGCTACGGGAAGAGCCTCTGCTGACTCCGGCGCGGGGCGACGAGCTGACCTCCGCTCTCACCGCCCTGGGCCGCTGGCCGGGGGATTACAGCTCCAAGATTCAGCTCGATCTGGATCCGGAGGAGCGCGCCGATCAAGCCCTGAAAGGGGTGCTGCTCTCGCTCCTGCGAGCGGTGGAGGCCAACGAGGAGGGGACCCGCAAGGCGCTGGACCCGGAGTTTCTCCACGATTTCCGCGTCGCCGTCCGGCGCAGCCGAGCTGCTCTGGGGCAGGTCAAGGGTGTGTTCCCGGAGCCGGTGGTGGAGCATTTCAAGACCGAGCTCAAATGGTTGGGGGGCGCCACCGGACCGAAGAGGGATCTGGACGTTTACAGCATGCAACTCCCCGATTACCGCGAGCAACTTCCAGCCGCGTCGGGGGAGGCCCTGGCCCCTCTGCGGACCTATTTGGACCGTCACAGTGCGGAGGAGCAGGAGCGGCTCGAAGCCGTTCTCACCGGGGATCGCTACCGCAATCTTCTGGAGGAATGGCGCCGCTTCCTGGAACAGCCGGTACCCGAGTCCACCGATCTGCCCAACGCCCAGCGGCCGCTTCTGGAGGTGGCTTCGGAACGCATCTGGAAGATGTGGCGGCGAGTCTTCAAGCGCGGTCGGGCCATCGATGAGGAAACGCCGGCGGAGGCGCTCCACAACCTGCGCATCGACTGCAAGAAACTGCGCTACCTGCTGGAATTCTTTCGTGGCCTCTACGCCGAGGACGAGGTGGCGAAGCTGGTCAAGAGTCTGAAGAAGCTCCAGGACAACCTGGGGGACTTCAATGATTTGGAGGTCCAGCAGGAGACCCTGCAGAGCTTCGCCGCCGGCATGGAGAAGGAAGGCCTGGCGACGGTGGAGACCATCTTGGCCATGGGGAGGCTGGTGGAACGCATGGCCCAGGGCCAGGAGCGGGAACGACAGCGTTTCGAAAAGCGGTTCCGGCGCTTCTCCGCGAAATCCAATCGTCGCCGGTTCCGCCATCTCTTCAAGTCCGAGAGCGGCGAGGAGGCGTCGTGA
- a CDS encoding CYTH domain-containing protein — protein sequence MSQAASPAPSQSDAPEPDALEASAAAEIERKFLVPSPPEDLRSHSSEQLQQGYLAVTEDGTEVRLRRRGDHCSLTVKSPLEGPEGLARWESEVPVTAEQFHALWPATRGKRVEKERFQVPVAGATAEVDVYDGDLRGLVTAEVEFPSPEAAEAFEAPPWFGREVTSDSRYKNQRLASHGLPTAEVGS from the coding sequence ATGTCCCAAGCCGCCTCCCCGGCCCCGAGCCAGTCCGATGCTCCAGAACCCGATGCCCTCGAAGCCAGCGCTGCCGCGGAGATCGAACGCAAGTTCCTCGTGCCGTCACCGCCCGAGGATCTCCGCAGCCACTCGTCGGAGCAGCTCCAACAAGGCTATTTGGCGGTCACCGAGGACGGCACCGAGGTCCGCCTTCGGCGCCGGGGGGATCATTGTTCGCTGACCGTCAAGAGCCCGCTGGAAGGGCCCGAGGGGTTGGCGCGATGGGAGAGTGAGGTACCGGTAACGGCAGAGCAATTTCACGCTCTGTGGCCGGCGACCCGCGGAAAGCGGGTGGAGAAGGAGCGCTTCCAGGTGCCGGTGGCGGGGGCGACGGCGGAGGTGGACGTCTACGACGGTGATCTTCGGGGTTTGGTGACAGCGGAAGTGGAGTTCCCCAGTCCCGAGGCGGCGGAGGCCTTCGAGGCGCCCCCGTGGTTCGGCCGCGAGGTGACCTCCGACTCCCGCTACAAGAATCAGCGGTTGGCGAGCCACGGGCTGCCTACGGCGGAGGTGGGCTCCTGA
- the apgM gene encoding 2,3-bisphosphoglycerate-independent phosphoglycerate mutase, with product MSTKGDSGGSSRRRKGQLVVVSSKGTRQRFLRGMVTHDLVQRGLDFDDAYTIARSIRDQLSGREEVSTSEVRDLIQQELEKLFGPELPARLVAKVAPVPDLQVLYRGQKQPFSRGLLARSMHAAGLDMDRAYRLVTELEGRLRQQGIKTLSNEEITRQVGDLLEQFEGSDTAQRYRMVRRIHHLPRPLVIYLGGGSGTGKSTLALELAPLLRIYRINATDTIRQVMRMIFSPQILPALHGSSFEAGRGSGRWGWSEGQLSQQEDDPEAALITNFEEQATRVAVGVRAVVERSIAENMHVLMEGVHLVPPLVPFNDLEGAVYQVPIMLGTLDEETHRGRFLARGRVGGRRAERYMENFGSIRTLHDYILQQAEHHEVPLVDTSRGEPPVVRTIRLVTSLLQKRLPYLGRPGWEETAEITPTLLVIIDGMADRPVRALGGRTPLQAAEVPTLDRLAREGQCGLADPVAPGVVPDTAAGSLALFGQSPLAMKRGPVEALGAGIQLSPGDIALRGNFATVDEQGNILDRRAGRIRDEAAELAQAIDHLPLPRTLSGEVEVRVGVATEHRLAIVLRGEGLSSSIIGSDPGEGAVPCPPLTPRPVDPADPRAVYTASVLALFEQAARQVLEEHPINARRREEGLPPANILLTRGAGRVHNLVPLEQTGIPLKLACISGDQTLLGLASWLGAKPITGPEMTANLDTDLGAKFAAVAEQLERADLVILHLKGADIAAHDRRPELKVGFLEALDEELGKLLDSQEKPLRVAVAADHATLSESGQHSADPTPVLIWGHGLEADEVSCFDEQSAAAGALQRFPLQMLLGRLFDLS from the coding sequence GTCGCGAGGAAGTCTCCACCTCGGAGGTGCGGGATCTGATCCAGCAGGAGCTGGAGAAGCTCTTTGGGCCCGAGCTGCCGGCCCGGCTGGTGGCGAAAGTGGCGCCGGTGCCGGACCTGCAGGTGCTCTACCGGGGCCAGAAGCAACCCTTTTCCCGCGGCCTCCTGGCCCGCAGCATGCACGCCGCAGGGCTCGATATGGACCGTGCCTATCGCCTGGTGACGGAGCTCGAGGGGCGCCTGCGGCAGCAGGGAATCAAGACTCTTTCCAACGAGGAGATCACCCGCCAGGTGGGGGATCTGCTGGAACAGTTCGAGGGCTCGGACACCGCCCAGCGCTACCGCATGGTGCGGCGGATCCACCACCTGCCCCGGCCGCTGGTGATCTATCTCGGCGGCGGCAGCGGTACCGGCAAGTCGACGCTGGCCCTGGAGCTGGCGCCGTTGCTGCGCATCTATCGCATCAACGCCACCGACACCATCCGACAGGTGATGCGGATGATCTTCTCCCCGCAGATCCTGCCGGCCCTCCACGGCTCGAGCTTCGAGGCCGGCCGAGGCAGCGGACGCTGGGGTTGGAGCGAGGGGCAGCTGTCTCAGCAGGAGGACGATCCGGAGGCGGCTCTGATCACCAACTTCGAGGAGCAGGCGACCCGGGTGGCGGTGGGCGTGCGGGCGGTGGTAGAGCGGTCCATCGCCGAGAATATGCACGTCCTCATGGAAGGGGTACACCTGGTGCCGCCGCTGGTGCCGTTCAATGATCTGGAGGGCGCCGTCTACCAGGTGCCCATCATGCTCGGCACCCTCGATGAAGAAACCCACCGGGGCCGCTTCTTGGCCCGGGGGCGGGTCGGCGGACGGCGCGCCGAGCGGTACATGGAGAATTTTGGGTCGATCCGCACCTTGCACGATTACATCCTGCAGCAGGCGGAGCATCACGAGGTACCTCTCGTCGACACCTCCCGCGGCGAGCCACCGGTGGTGCGGACCATTCGTCTGGTGACCAGCCTGCTGCAAAAGCGCCTGCCCTACCTGGGGCGACCCGGCTGGGAGGAGACGGCGGAGATCACCCCCACGCTCTTGGTGATCATCGACGGCATGGCAGATCGGCCGGTGCGGGCGCTGGGGGGGCGGACTCCCCTGCAGGCGGCGGAGGTCCCGACCCTCGACCGGCTGGCGAGGGAGGGGCAATGCGGCTTGGCGGATCCGGTGGCGCCGGGGGTCGTGCCGGACACCGCCGCCGGCAGCCTGGCGCTCTTCGGCCAGAGCCCCCTGGCGATGAAGCGGGGCCCGGTGGAGGCGTTGGGAGCGGGGATCCAGCTATCCCCCGGGGATATCGCTCTCCGCGGTAACTTCGCCACCGTTGACGAGCAGGGCAACATCCTCGACCGCCGCGCCGGACGCATCCGCGACGAGGCGGCGGAGCTGGCGCAGGCCATCGATCATTTGCCGCTGCCGCGCACTCTCTCCGGAGAGGTGGAAGTGCGGGTGGGGGTGGCGACGGAGCATCGCCTGGCCATCGTGCTGCGGGGAGAAGGGCTGTCCTCTTCGATCATCGGCAGTGATCCCGGGGAGGGGGCAGTGCCCTGCCCGCCCCTGACGCCCCGGCCGGTGGACCCGGCGGATCCCCGGGCGGTCTACACCGCCAGCGTCCTGGCGCTCTTCGAGCAGGCCGCTCGTCAGGTGCTGGAAGAGCATCCCATCAACGCCCGGCGGCGGGAGGAGGGCCTGCCGCCAGCCAATATCCTGCTCACCCGGGGTGCTGGCCGGGTGCACAATCTAGTGCCTCTGGAGCAGACCGGAATCCCCCTCAAGCTGGCGTGCATCAGCGGCGACCAAACTCTCCTGGGGCTCGCCAGCTGGCTCGGCGCCAAGCCCATCACCGGGCCGGAGATGACCGCCAACCTGGATACTGATCTAGGGGCGAAGTTCGCCGCCGTGGCGGAGCAGTTGGAGCGCGCCGACTTGGTGATTCTGCACCTCAAGGGAGCCGACATCGCCGCCCACGACCGCCGGCCGGAGCTCAAGGTGGGCTTCTTGGAGGCCCTGGACGAAGAGCTGGGCAAGTTGTTGGATTCCCAGGAGAAACCCCTGCGGGTGGCGGTGGCGGCGGATCACGCCACCCTGTCGGAGAGCGGACAGCATTCGGCGGATCCGACGCCGGTGTTGATCTGGGGCCACGGTCTCGAAGCCGACGAGGTCTCCTGCTTCGACGAGCAGAGCGCCGCCGCGGGAGCGCTTCAGCGCTTTCCCCTCCAGATGCTCTTGGGACGGCTCTTCGATCTCAGCTGA